The following proteins are encoded in a genomic region of uncultured Hyphomonas sp.:
- a CDS encoding phosphotransferase family protein translates to MEMVRERCGLSDAIAGAAEQGGCTGANVEGLKRLSGGASKESWAFTLRQPGKPDRQMVLRCQPAEKRFTHTGIESLNVEAGLLKALSQQGVPVPEIFFELPEGSEAGEGYAMARIEGETVGVRILKSPELASVRPKLAFECGQILAAIHAVPRSGHPVLSELPPGAALESLRQRHRDIGQCRPVFDYALGWLDRHLPKDEPTCLVHGDFRNGNLVIGPDGVRAVLDWELAHVGAPVSDLAWLCVTSWRFQNPSLPAGGFGTREQLLAGYADGGGGDVRPESLHAWEVFQTLNWGLMCAEAGRNFMEGVRTVEGAMIARRASETEFDLLQLLHPEHEAWHA, encoded by the coding sequence ATGGAGATGGTTCGGGAACGGTGCGGGCTGTCTGACGCCATTGCAGGGGCCGCGGAGCAGGGCGGCTGTACCGGTGCAAACGTCGAAGGCCTGAAGCGTCTGTCAGGCGGCGCCAGCAAGGAAAGCTGGGCCTTCACGCTGCGCCAGCCCGGCAAGCCGGACAGGCAAATGGTGCTGCGGTGCCAGCCCGCTGAAAAGCGGTTCACACATACCGGCATTGAATCCCTGAATGTGGAGGCAGGCTTATTGAAAGCACTGTCTCAGCAGGGTGTGCCGGTGCCAGAGATTTTCTTCGAACTTCCGGAAGGCTCCGAAGCAGGTGAAGGCTATGCCATGGCGCGGATCGAGGGCGAGACAGTCGGTGTCCGGATCCTCAAATCGCCAGAGCTTGCGTCCGTCAGGCCGAAGCTTGCCTTTGAGTGCGGCCAGATCCTTGCCGCGATCCATGCCGTGCCACGGTCCGGGCATCCGGTGCTCTCCGAACTGCCGCCCGGTGCAGCGCTGGAGAGCCTGCGCCAGCGCCATCGCGATATCGGGCAGTGCCGGCCGGTCTTCGACTATGCCCTTGGCTGGCTGGACCGGCACCTGCCCAAGGATGAACCGACATGTCTTGTGCATGGCGACTTCCGGAATGGGAACCTTGTGATCGGACCGGACGGCGTGCGCGCCGTGCTGGACTGGGAACTGGCACATGTCGGGGCGCCTGTATCCGATCTGGCCTGGCTTTGCGTGACAAGCTGGCGGTTCCAGAACCCGTCCTTGCCCGCAGGCGGCTTCGGTACGCGCGAGCAATTGCTGGCCGGATATGCCGATGGCGGGGGAGGGGATGTCCGTCCGGAGAGCCTGCACGCCTGGGAAGTCTTTCAGACCCTGAACTGGGGCCTGATGTGCGCCGAGGCGGGACGGAATTTCATGGAAGGTGTCCGCACGGTAGAGGGTGCGATGATTGCGCGGCGGGCGTCCGAAACGGAGTTCGATCTCCTGCAATTGCTGCACCCCGAACATGAGGCCTGGCATGCTTGA
- a CDS encoding TetR/AcrR family transcriptional regulator: MNAPDKWHFDRQLRHQLKRDMLLKVAARCFNEKGTSGTSLKDVARQLGITDAAVYYYVKNKEELIYLCYSRALDIGGAALDRAIEEGEGELEKLQLYIRYQVEAVCGDEGPVAMLSEIPALSKVHKDELLKRSREHTRRITAIIDAGIKAGELKADNSAMVSNAILGAVNWVPKWFRPSASNKGEEVAAVFAKSLTIGLKA; the protein is encoded by the coding sequence ATGAACGCACCGGATAAATGGCATTTTGACCGGCAGCTTCGCCACCAGCTGAAGCGTGACATGTTGCTGAAGGTCGCCGCCCGGTGTTTCAACGAAAAAGGCACCAGCGGCACGTCCCTGAAGGACGTCGCCCGGCAGCTGGGGATCACCGATGCGGCCGTCTATTACTATGTGAAGAACAAGGAAGAGCTGATCTATCTCTGCTACAGCCGCGCGCTCGATATCGGCGGCGCGGCGCTCGATCGGGCGATTGAAGAGGGGGAGGGCGAACTGGAAAAGCTCCAGCTGTATATCCGCTACCAGGTCGAGGCTGTTTGCGGAGATGAGGGTCCGGTAGCCATGCTTTCCGAAATTCCGGCTCTGTCCAAGGTGCACAAGGATGAGTTGCTGAAACGGTCGCGGGAGCACACCCGGCGCATTACCGCAATCATCGATGCAGGTATCAAGGCCGGCGAACTGAAAGCGGACAATTCTGCCATGGTCAGCAATGCGATCCTCGGTGCCGTGAACTGGGTGCCGAAATGGTTCAGGCCGAGCGCCTCCAACAAAGGCGAGGAAGTTGCGGCCGTATTCGCAAAATCACTGACGATCGGCCTGAAGGCCTGA
- a CDS encoding glycerophosphodiester phosphodiesterase family protein encodes MKRLISASVLVLAACASAPAAPSDSVQTAAAPSAEAPAQAWNTLTGERPIVIAHRGASGLYPEHTLMAYKTAIAQGADFIEPDLVMTSDGVLIARHDLYLSATTDIADRPEFADRKAVRQTPFGEQEDWWADDFTYAEIQTLKARQQFEGRPMEHNDTLDIVTFDEVMDLVLAEAEKGNIIGLHVEAKWPSHYTSIGKGLADPILDGMKAKGLKEAGIPVYIQCFEPPFLAEVAEKSDLPLIQNMVGQPYASMMGLEYDLDDMTTDGVGADVSYVLGKDGQPTDFVARAHEAGLLVHVYTVRDDRPDAPFTDSRDELQALFDAGVDGVWADYPATAVDVRAAD; translated from the coding sequence ATGAAACGACTGATCTCCGCCTCCGTTCTCGTTCTCGCAGCCTGCGCCAGCGCGCCTGCCGCACCCTCGGACTCTGTCCAGACCGCCGCCGCGCCCTCCGCCGAAGCCCCGGCGCAAGCCTGGAACACGCTGACCGGCGAGCGCCCCATCGTGATCGCCCACCGCGGCGCCAGCGGCCTCTACCCAGAACACACACTCATGGCCTACAAGACAGCCATTGCGCAGGGGGCGGACTTTATCGAGCCGGACCTTGTCATGACCTCCGACGGCGTCCTGATCGCCCGGCATGACCTCTACCTCTCCGCCACGACCGACATTGCCGACCGTCCGGAATTCGCAGACCGCAAGGCCGTGCGCCAGACGCCGTTCGGCGAACAGGAAGACTGGTGGGCTGACGACTTCACCTATGCAGAAATCCAGACCCTGAAAGCGCGCCAGCAATTCGAAGGCCGCCCGATGGAGCACAATGACACGCTGGACATCGTGACCTTTGACGAGGTCATGGACCTCGTCCTGGCCGAAGCCGAGAAAGGCAACATCATCGGGCTGCATGTGGAAGCCAAATGGCCGAGCCACTACACCTCCATCGGCAAGGGTCTCGCCGATCCGATCCTCGACGGCATGAAGGCGAAGGGCCTGAAGGAAGCCGGCATCCCGGTCTACATCCAGTGCTTCGAACCGCCTTTCCTGGCCGAAGTCGCGGAGAAGAGCGACCTGCCGCTCATCCAGAACATGGTGGGCCAGCCCTACGCTTCCATGATGGGGCTCGAATACGATCTCGACGACATGACGACCGACGGGGTCGGCGCTGACGTCTCCTATGTGCTCGGCAAGGATGGCCAGCCGACGGATTTCGTGGCCCGCGCCCACGAGGCCGGCCTTCTGGTACATGTCTACACAGTACGGGACGATCGTCCGGATGCCCCGTTCACGGATAGCCGGGACGAGCTGCAGGCCCTCTTCGATGCGGGCGTGGATGGCGTGTGGGCCGACTACCCGGCAACCGCTGTCGACGTCCGCGCCGCCGACTAG
- a CDS encoding CaiB/BaiF CoA-transferase family protein, producing the protein MNTTEKAPQGPLAGLRVLELGQLIAGPFCAQLFGDMGADVIKVEPPGQGDPLRTWGRTGYPLLWSVCARNKRCITANLREKEGQDIVRQLVRQADFIVENFRPGTMEKWGLGYEDLKKENPGIIMIRISGYGQTGPYAKRPGYASVGEAMGGVRYLMGEPDRKPSRAGISLGDTLAGTFATVGALAALHHRNQTGEGQVVDAAIYESILAIMESLVPEYTIEKYTRERSGSYLPAIAPSNIYDGSDGMVIIAANQDTVFARLCDAMGRPELKTDPRYATHVARGENQVELDTLINDWTKVRTIDEVEAVMIEHAVPVGKVYRAQEMLDDPHYAAREALVDMASERWGTIKMQNVFPKLSSTPGSVRWTGPEKLGEHTEQVLTELLDLTPEQIEKLRGSGIV; encoded by the coding sequence ATGAATACGACGGAGAAAGCACCGCAGGGGCCGCTGGCGGGCCTGCGGGTTCTGGAATTGGGCCAGCTCATTGCCGGGCCGTTCTGTGCGCAGCTTTTCGGCGACATGGGCGCCGATGTCATCAAGGTGGAGCCACCGGGGCAGGGCGACCCGCTGAGGACCTGGGGTCGTACCGGGTACCCGCTTCTGTGGTCTGTATGCGCGCGGAACAAGCGCTGCATCACGGCGAACCTGCGGGAGAAGGAGGGCCAGGACATTGTCCGCCAACTGGTCCGCCAGGCAGACTTCATCGTTGAGAATTTCCGTCCGGGGACGATGGAAAAATGGGGGCTGGGCTATGAGGACCTCAAGAAGGAAAACCCCGGTATCATCATGATCCGAATCTCCGGCTACGGGCAGACAGGGCCTTATGCGAAACGGCCTGGCTATGCGTCCGTCGGAGAGGCGATGGGCGGTGTGCGCTACCTGATGGGCGAGCCAGACCGCAAGCCTTCCCGCGCCGGGATTTCCCTCGGCGATACGCTGGCGGGCACGTTCGCGACCGTGGGGGCACTTGCCGCGCTCCATCACCGGAACCAGACGGGGGAAGGGCAGGTCGTCGACGCGGCGATCTATGAATCCATCCTCGCCATCATGGAATCGCTCGTGCCTGAATACACGATCGAGAAATATACCCGCGAACGCTCGGGATCCTATCTGCCGGCGATTGCGCCTTCGAACATCTATGACGGGTCGGACGGTATGGTGATCATCGCGGCCAATCAGGATACGGTCTTTGCACGGCTTTGCGATGCCATGGGCCGGCCGGAACTGAAAACGGATCCGCGCTATGCGACCCACGTCGCGCGCGGCGAGAACCAGGTCGAGCTCGACACCCTGATCAATGACTGGACCAAGGTCCGGACAATCGACGAGGTTGAGGCCGTCATGATCGAACACGCCGTGCCGGTCGGCAAGGTCTACCGCGCGCAGGAAATGCTGGACGATCCGCACTACGCCGCCCGTGAGGCACTGGTCGATATGGCGAGCGAGCGTTGGGGCACGATCAAGATGCAGAACGTTTTCCCGAAACTCTCTTCCACACCGGGCTCGGTGCGCTGGACCGGGCCGGAGAAGCTTGGTGAGCATACGGAGCAGGTGCTGACGGAGCTGCTGGACCTGACGCCGGAGCAGATCGAAAAACTGCGCGGCAGCGGGATAGTCTGA
- a CDS encoding DUF6285 domain-containing protein — protein sequence MLDQPSADLILEQVAGALREGVPAGFQQRVASNAVELARRERRLAPGSESLERERLVTLLGEAGSAEALNQALSRQIVSGGEGLDPDALVSHLIATTIEKMQVDQPTYPAFRAVMETG from the coding sequence ATGCTTGACCAACCATCTGCGGACCTGATCCTTGAACAGGTTGCCGGGGCCTTGCGTGAGGGAGTCCCGGCAGGGTTCCAGCAGCGCGTGGCATCAAACGCCGTCGAGCTTGCCCGGCGCGAGCGCAGGCTTGCTCCAGGCTCTGAAAGTCTCGAACGCGAGCGGCTGGTTACGCTGCTCGGCGAGGCCGGTTCCGCCGAGGCGCTCAATCAGGCGCTGTCCCGCCAGATCGTGTCTGGCGGCGAAGGTCTGGACCCCGACGCGCTGGTGAGCCACCTGATCGCGACCACGATCGAAAAGATGCAGGTCGACCAGCCGACCTATCCCGCGTTCCGGGCGGTGATGGAGACCGGCTGA
- a CDS encoding TonB-dependent receptor, whose protein sequence is MKRHLRSATALAALTLSSQFVAFADPDAAESDRRLETVTVTTQKQEQSLIDVPINVSVTDQDLIDKLAADDLEDLGNFIPGLQVQAQSLNAPSYSLRGVVSDGGAPRVALFQNGVAIGNPGFATNLAIYDMERVEVVKGPQATLFGQGALVGGINFIQNRASLAGNSGEVLVEGGDYSSVRAEGHYNWAINDTLALRVAGQIKQMDGYVPNTSNSPDLMGQDTTAVRAALHWAPTEKLTADIFVNYQDDDSTGTQFTSGYFPVNGVVDPYGATAMNINDDQVRSKLGNDRELFYITSNIEYDINDAWSVTSLTDYRNLFSSEAWDSDGADFNLLQFFQGRKANTFSQELRFNYDAGGKLTAFFGGNYFTISGKDRLVFSTDEAYAQSLFAPTIAGGAGLTVEQAQGLLALAGVPGGANFGSFDTPLQFSAVGALLMSQIIPLYGEHLEESLSTDERDTYDLFGDVTYAVTDRLKLTGGLRYTKEDIASSSVGHVLKSNPYLAALGGLNGVTLSQTLLLSADTLNQKASASESTDGAFTWRLNAAYRVSDNINTWVAYGRGRRPEVLSASGADYSLIDAETLDNIEAGIFGRFFDDRLQMTSSVYYGEYKDFQTTRFDPINGVFVTENSGNATQYGLEFDGQALVNDYVRLLATYAYTHSEYDDKDDNGNPLQFAGNSFRLSPEHSFSLAADITVPFGEHGDVSIVPSYVWKSEHFFEDDNGFDYAADGNGGFVRIPEMYPDGTVVEESQDAYGIANLRVGFDAASDRWGAYVLGENIFDEEYLIDVGNTGGSFGLHTIIRGKPQMVKAGVYVKF, encoded by the coding sequence ATGAAACGTCATCTTCGTTCTGCAACCGCGCTTGCAGCTCTCACCCTCTCCAGCCAGTTCGTCGCCTTTGCCGACCCGGATGCCGCAGAGAGCGATCGCCGCCTCGAAACCGTCACCGTGACAACGCAGAAGCAGGAACAGTCGCTCATCGACGTGCCAATCAACGTGTCCGTCACCGACCAGGACCTGATCGACAAACTGGCCGCAGACGACCTCGAAGACCTCGGCAACTTCATTCCCGGCCTGCAGGTTCAGGCACAGAGCCTCAACGCGCCGAGCTACTCGCTGCGCGGCGTGGTCTCCGACGGCGGCGCCCCGCGTGTCGCCCTGTTCCAGAACGGCGTCGCCATCGGCAATCCGGGCTTTGCGACGAACCTCGCCATCTACGACATGGAACGCGTCGAGGTCGTGAAAGGCCCGCAGGCAACCCTGTTCGGCCAGGGCGCGCTGGTCGGCGGCATCAACTTCATCCAGAACCGCGCTTCGCTGGCTGGCAATTCCGGCGAAGTCCTTGTTGAAGGCGGCGACTACAGCTCGGTCCGCGCCGAAGGCCACTACAACTGGGCGATCAATGACACGCTCGCACTGCGTGTCGCCGGCCAGATCAAGCAGATGGACGGCTACGTCCCGAACACGTCGAACTCCCCGGACCTGATGGGCCAGGACACGACCGCTGTGCGCGCCGCCCTCCACTGGGCCCCCACCGAAAAGCTGACCGCCGACATTTTCGTGAACTATCAGGATGATGACTCGACCGGCACGCAGTTCACCTCCGGCTATTTCCCGGTCAATGGCGTTGTCGACCCGTACGGCGCCACCGCCATGAACATCAATGACGACCAGGTGCGCAGCAAACTCGGCAACGACCGTGAGCTGTTCTACATCACGTCCAACATCGAATATGACATCAACGATGCCTGGTCGGTGACGTCGCTGACCGACTATCGCAACCTGTTCTCCAGCGAAGCCTGGGACTCAGACGGTGCAGACTTCAACCTGCTCCAGTTCTTCCAGGGCCGCAAAGCCAACACGTTCAGCCAGGAACTGCGTTTCAACTATGACGCCGGCGGCAAGCTGACGGCCTTCTTCGGTGGAAACTATTTCACCATCTCCGGCAAGGACCGCCTCGTCTTCTCGACCGACGAAGCCTATGCGCAGTCCCTGTTTGCGCCGACCATCGCAGGCGGCGCGGGTCTCACCGTTGAACAGGCCCAAGGCCTGCTCGCCCTGGCCGGCGTTCCGGGTGGGGCCAATTTCGGCAGCTTCGATACGCCGCTCCAGTTCTCGGCTGTCGGCGCGCTGCTGATGAGCCAGATCATCCCGCTTTACGGCGAACACCTCGAGGAGTCGCTGTCGACGGATGAGCGCGACACGTATGACCTGTTCGGAGACGTCACCTATGCCGTCACCGACCGCCTCAAGCTGACGGGCGGCCTGCGCTACACGAAGGAAGACATTGCCTCCAGCTCGGTCGGCCATGTCCTGAAATCCAACCCGTATCTCGCAGCCCTTGGCGGCCTCAACGGCGTGACACTGTCCCAGACCCTGCTGCTCAGCGCCGACACGCTGAACCAGAAGGCATCGGCCTCCGAAAGCACCGACGGTGCCTTCACCTGGCGTCTCAACGCGGCCTATCGCGTGTCCGACAACATCAACACCTGGGTTGCCTATGGCCGTGGCCGCCGTCCGGAAGTCCTGTCTGCCTCCGGCGCGGACTACAGCCTGATCGACGCGGAAACGCTGGACAATATCGAAGCTGGTATTTTCGGCCGCTTCTTCGACGATCGCCTGCAGATGACCAGCTCGGTCTATTATGGTGAGTACAAGGACTTCCAGACAACGCGCTTCGATCCGATCAATGGCGTGTTCGTCACCGAAAACTCGGGCAACGCAACGCAGTACGGTCTCGAATTCGACGGCCAGGCCCTGGTCAACGACTATGTCCGTCTGCTGGCAACCTATGCCTACACGCACTCCGAATATGACGATAAGGACGACAACGGGAACCCGCTGCAGTTCGCTGGCAACAGCTTCCGCCTGAGCCCGGAACACAGCTTCTCGCTGGCCGCTGACATCACCGTGCCGTTTGGCGAGCATGGCGACGTGTCGATCGTGCCGAGCTATGTCTGGAAAAGCGAACACTTCTTCGAAGATGACAATGGCTTCGACTATGCGGCTGACGGCAATGGCGGCTTCGTCCGTATTCCGGAAATGTATCCGGACGGCACCGTGGTGGAAGAATCCCAGGACGCCTATGGCATCGCAAACCTGCGCGTGGGCTTCGATGCTGCCAGCGACCGCTGGGGCGCCTATGTCCTCGGCGAGAACATCTTCGATGAGGAATACCTGATCGATGTCGGCAATACCGGCGGCTCGTTCGGCCTGCACACAATCATCCGCGGCAAGCCGCAGATGGTGAAAGCCGGCGTCTACGTCAAATTCTGA
- a CDS encoding TonB-dependent receptor, translated as MKQKLYGSSSRAVVGAVLGTVALALASPAHAQEETTNEDGARRLQAVIVQSTKRDTTLQDAPISIGVVTGETIADYQVGDLTDLQNFVPNLTVQKTFGSWAVRIRGLGSGVTNIAFDSSVSIFNDGVYCGRSSCLETGLMDVGSVEVARGPQGALFGKSTIAGAITTSSARPTSTFEAYVNAGIELEDGGYRTSGAVSGPLSDTVRGRLAFQTKDLDGDVKNLFTGAEDNAIESWGARGSLEWDITPDTMLFAKVESGSTSTDGRRTQLVTAGALLSPTAPINPDYIETNADQVRYVGTGVPVPEYDDLDSLSFTSSLSSMIGEHKLELIGNYWQTESERYLDVDGVPEHLLNTSIGDEYEQKSFEARLLSPTGNTFEYIVGGLYHTSEVDTFQYSAYSPGFYATVGVPAIAYNQIDGAVASLREFHRETDTVSLYGQLTWHLTDKLSLIGDLRYTKEDQDARAQNRHADLPDLVNLVFNPNAPLRSNPEFIFRESRSDTNTDPSIRLLYEMTDDVSMYAAFSTGSKPGGMKANDDALGTILLSKDSDFLSKYAGVSSLTASDLNDGITLSEGNGVFDFEGEEADNYEIGTKMFLADGRVSLNAAAFLMKFDNMQTSSYDGTRFIIGNAASAEVKGIEIEGQWLATDDLTFNASAAFTDAKFDEFKDAQCPIASDGSLEDPACVDGQGDLSGRQIERAPEVEVNIGAAWSKNITPNLIFDAKVDGYYSSEYYVRQDFDPAGFQDAFTKLNARFAIGSADDRWELALVGRNLTDEITIQHAFEVLSSFQSLGEGRKVFLEGTLRW; from the coding sequence ATGAAACAGAAGCTGTATGGCTCATCCAGCCGTGCTGTCGTCGGCGCCGTCCTCGGAACGGTCGCGCTCGCGCTCGCATCTCCTGCTCACGCGCAGGAAGAAACCACCAATGAAGATGGCGCACGTCGCCTGCAGGCCGTTATCGTTCAATCCACCAAGCGCGACACGACCCTGCAGGACGCCCCGATCTCGATCGGCGTGGTCACCGGAGAAACGATTGCAGACTACCAGGTCGGCGACCTGACAGACCTGCAGAACTTTGTGCCCAACCTGACCGTCCAGAAGACGTTCGGGTCCTGGGCTGTCCGCATCCGCGGCCTGGGCTCCGGCGTGACGAACATCGCATTCGACTCGTCAGTCAGTATCTTCAATGACGGTGTCTATTGCGGCCGCTCCAGCTGCCTGGAAACAGGCCTGATGGATGTCGGCTCTGTCGAAGTCGCGCGCGGCCCGCAGGGCGCCCTGTTCGGGAAAAGCACCATCGCCGGCGCAATCACGACCTCCAGCGCCCGCCCAACCAGCACGTTCGAAGCCTATGTGAATGCCGGCATCGAACTGGAAGACGGTGGATATCGCACGTCCGGTGCCGTGTCCGGCCCACTGTCCGACACGGTCCGTGGACGTCTGGCCTTCCAGACGAAAGACCTGGATGGCGATGTCAAAAACCTCTTCACCGGCGCAGAAGACAACGCAATCGAAAGCTGGGGCGCACGCGGAAGCCTGGAGTGGGACATCACGCCAGACACGATGCTGTTCGCAAAAGTCGAAAGCGGCTCAACCTCGACTGATGGGCGCCGCACCCAACTGGTCACGGCCGGCGCCCTGCTCTCACCCACCGCGCCCATCAACCCGGACTATATTGAAACCAACGCCGATCAGGTCCGCTATGTCGGCACCGGCGTTCCGGTGCCGGAGTATGATGACCTCGACTCCCTTTCGTTCACGTCCTCGCTTTCATCCATGATTGGCGAGCACAAGCTGGAGCTCATCGGGAACTATTGGCAAACGGAGTCGGAAAGATATCTGGACGTCGATGGCGTTCCGGAACACCTGCTCAACACATCCATCGGCGATGAATATGAGCAGAAATCCTTCGAGGCCCGCCTGCTTTCCCCGACCGGAAACACGTTTGAGTACATCGTCGGCGGACTTTACCACACGTCGGAAGTCGACACGTTCCAATACAGCGCATACTCGCCGGGCTTCTACGCGACGGTCGGTGTTCCGGCTATTGCCTACAACCAGATCGACGGCGCGGTTGCGTCCCTGCGTGAGTTCCACCGCGAAACGGATACGGTCTCCCTTTATGGACAGCTGACCTGGCACCTCACCGACAAGCTGAGCCTGATCGGTGACCTGCGTTACACAAAGGAAGATCAGGATGCCCGGGCGCAGAACCGCCATGCTGACCTGCCGGACCTCGTGAATTTGGTCTTCAATCCGAACGCCCCGCTGCGCAGCAACCCCGAATTCATCTTCAGGGAATCCCGCTCGGACACGAATACCGATCCGTCCATCCGGCTGCTCTACGAGATGACAGATGATGTCAGCATGTATGCTGCCTTCTCGACGGGATCCAAGCCGGGCGGCATGAAGGCAAATGACGATGCCCTCGGCACCATCCTTCTGTCCAAGGATTCCGATTTCCTCTCCAAGTACGCCGGCGTGTCTTCGCTGACGGCTTCGGACCTGAACGATGGTATCACACTGTCCGAAGGAAACGGCGTTTTCGACTTCGAAGGCGAAGAGGCCGACAATTATGAAATCGGTACAAAGATGTTCCTGGCCGATGGACGTGTCAGCCTGAACGCCGCCGCCTTCCTGATGAAGTTCGATAATATGCAGACTTCGTCCTATGACGGCACGCGCTTCATCATCGGCAATGCCGCCTCGGCGGAGGTGAAGGGTATCGAAATCGAAGGCCAATGGCTCGCGACTGACGACCTGACCTTCAATGCGTCGGCCGCCTTCACGGATGCCAAGTTCGACGAGTTCAAGGATGCGCAATGCCCGATCGCATCGGACGGCTCGCTCGAAGATCCTGCCTGTGTTGACGGTCAGGGCGACCTGAGCGGACGCCAGATCGAGCGCGCCCCAGAGGTTGAGGTCAATATCGGCGCGGCATGGTCGAAGAACATCACGCCGAACCTCATCTTCGATGCCAAGGTCGATGGCTACTATTCCAGCGAGTATTATGTCCGTCAGGACTTCGACCCCGCCGGATTTCAGGACGCTTTCACCAAGCTGAACGCCCGGTTTGCCATCGGCTCGGCCGATGATCGCTGGGAGCTCGCACTTGTGGGACGCAACCTGACGGATGAGATCACCATTCAGCACGCGTTCGAAGTGCTGTCCTCATTCCAGTCCCTCGGCGAAGGCCGCAAAGTATTCCTCGAAGGTACCTTGCGCTGGTAG
- a CDS encoding AMP-binding protein, with product MASDTEWTGILPSSDQATLSSQVRHFAQVKPDTPAVMTLQASLSWRELDAQADTLANALHRFGLRKGDRLAWLGRNGLVFPVVLLAARRAGAILTGLNWRLSSAELIRILDRTCPALIIGDIAFAGAVPARFRFVDTESGLGAFMSGASAAPIDRSEPGNISTLFFTSGTTGAPKALAYTNESADRMTFAPNTLAFSPEARLLIVAPVFHTAGWSWTLYGLAGGMTQIQLPQATPASMFDAMEQLGATHAQWVPAILSDLLKENQTRQIPKGQLKMVGYGASPIAPSLLKACLDTFGCEFTQVYGMTETVGPITHLPPSAHRSPDPLKNQATGTAGPGVNLRITDADGADVQPGETGEIRVRLPYPAAVTWSPDGTASPVTDAEGWLSTGDVGHIDADGFLTVTDRLKDMIITGGENVYPVEVEKVLSGLPGIADAAVFSVPDPKWGERVVAAVVPAGGAPFDPAATLSLCRQQLAHYKCPTRIFEVSALPRNATGKVLRQDLRNALVPST from the coding sequence ATGGCATCCGACACCGAATGGACCGGCATCCTCCCGTCCAGCGACCAGGCAACGCTCTCGTCGCAGGTCCGGCATTTTGCCCAGGTAAAGCCGGATACCCCGGCCGTGATGACCTTGCAGGCCAGCCTCTCCTGGCGGGAGCTGGATGCGCAGGCAGACACACTCGCGAACGCACTGCACCGGTTTGGCCTTCGCAAGGGCGACCGGCTCGCATGGCTCGGCCGCAATGGACTGGTCTTTCCGGTCGTGCTGCTCGCCGCGCGCCGGGCGGGTGCCATCCTGACCGGCCTGAACTGGCGCCTGTCTTCCGCCGAACTCATCCGTATCCTGGACCGCACCTGCCCCGCCTTGATCATCGGCGACATCGCGTTCGCCGGGGCCGTGCCCGCCCGGTTCCGGTTCGTCGATACGGAGAGCGGGCTGGGCGCCTTCATGTCCGGCGCGAGCGCAGCGCCGATCGACCGGTCGGAGCCCGGCAACATTTCCACCCTGTTCTTCACATCCGGCACGACGGGCGCGCCCAAGGCGCTCGCCTACACGAATGAAAGCGCGGACCGGATGACGTTCGCACCAAACACGCTGGCCTTCTCGCCGGAGGCCCGCCTGTTGATCGTCGCGCCTGTGTTTCACACCGCAGGCTGGTCGTGGACGCTGTACGGACTTGCTGGCGGGATGACGCAGATCCAGCTGCCTCAGGCGACGCCCGCCTCCATGTTCGACGCGATGGAACAGCTTGGCGCGACCCATGCCCAATGGGTGCCGGCCATCCTCTCCGACCTTCTGAAGGAAAACCAGACGCGCCAGATCCCGAAGGGTCAGCTGAAAATGGTTGGCTATGGCGCCTCCCCCATTGCGCCCTCCCTGCTGAAAGCCTGCCTCGACACGTTCGGCTGCGAATTCACGCAGGTCTACGGCATGACCGAAACGGTCGGGCCGATCACGCACCTGCCGCCGTCAGCGCATCGCAGTCCTGATCCGTTGAAGAACCAGGCGACCGGGACGGCAGGACCGGGCGTGAACCTGCGCATCACGGATGCGGACGGAGCCGATGTCCAACCCGGTGAGACAGGGGAGATCCGCGTGCGCCTGCCCTATCCGGCCGCCGTCACCTGGTCGCCTGACGGCACGGCCTCACCTGTCACGGACGCGGAAGGCTGGTTGAGCACGGGTGATGTCGGACACATCGATGCGGACGGGTTCCTGACAGTCACGGACCGGCTGAAGGACATGATCATCACCGGCGGCGAGAACGTCTATCCGGTCGAGGTGGAGAAGGTCCTGTCGGGCCTGCCGGGTATTGCCGACGCCGCCGTCTTCTCCGTTCCCGATCCCAAATGGGGCGAGCGGGTCGTCGCCGCCGTCGTGCCAGCTGGCGGCGCGCCGTTCGACCCGGCCGCCACGCTCTCCCTCTGCCGCCAGCAACTTGCGCACTACAAATGCCCCACACGGATTTTCGAGGTCAGCGCCCTGCCGCGCAATGCGACCGGCAAGGTCCTGCGGCAGGACCTCCGCAACGCGCTCGTTCCGAGCACCTGA